In Aegilops tauschii subsp. strangulata cultivar AL8/78 chromosome 3, Aet v6.0, whole genome shotgun sequence, one genomic interval encodes:
- the LOC141042944 gene encoding uncharacterized protein, translating to MGENYTTWAIKVEADLDAAGLWEAVVPPEDATSVVIAKKDKPARAYLLQALADDLLLQVAAKKTAAEIWSSLKIRFIGADRVRAARLASLRNEFELLWMDGGESLDAFAGKISGMAAHYAGLGSNHDDTAMVKKLLDCVPDHLYATFKEALWRLKAFEERVRRRGGSEQADGQLMYTAAQWQARQRRQGGGGFNDDDGAMSTASGGGDNRRGKCYKCGVRGHFKRECPLLWKEPAAERALLVKADVEHDGLL from the exons ATGGGGGAGAATTACACTACCTGGGCGATCAAGGTGGAAGCCGATCTGGATGCCGCCGGGCTGTGGGAGGCGGTGGTGCCGCCGGAGGACGCGACGTCGGTGGTGATCGCCAAGAAGGATAAGCCGGCGCGGGCTTACCTGCTGCAGGCGCTCGCCGATGATCTGCTGCTACAGGTGGCTGCGAAGAAGACGGCGGCGGAGATATGGAGCAGCCTCAAGATCCGGTTCATCGGGGCCGATCGCGTGAGGGCGGCACGGCTGGCGTCGTTGCGCAACGAGTTCGAGCTTCTGTGGATGGACGGCGGGGAGTCGCTGGACGCTTTCGCGGGCAAGATCAGCGGCATGGCGGCGCACTATGCCGGGCTGGGATCGAACCACGACGACACGGCGAtggtgaagaagctgctagactGCGTCCCGGATCACCTGTACGCGACG TTCAAGGAGGCGCTCTGGCGTCTGAAGGCATTCGAGGAGCGGGTCCGGAGGCGTGGCGGCAGCGAGCAAGCTGACGGGCAGCTGATGTACACGGCGGCGCAGTGGCAGGCGCGGCAGCGGCGTCAGGGCGGTGGCGGCTTCAACGACGACGATGGCGCGATGAGCACAGCATCAGGCGGCGGGGACAATCGTCGCGGGAAGTGCTACAAGTGCGGCGTCAGAGGGCATTTCAAGAGGGAGTGCCCCCTGCTATGGAAGGAGCCGGCGGCGGAGCGCGCGCTGCTGGTGAAAGCCGACGTCGAGCACGACGGGCTGCTCTGA